A single region of the Arthrobacter sp. V1I7 genome encodes:
- a CDS encoding enolase C-terminal domain-like protein has protein sequence MSTQPTIARVEVVPVAGHDSMLMNLSGAHGPFFTRNIVIITDSDGRTGLGEVPGGEKIRTTIEEAGTLLAGKPVARYRSLLRDVAAEFADRDAGGRGQQTFDLRTTVHAVTAVESALLDLHGQFLAVPVAELLGDGQQRSSVPMLGYLFFIGDPGRTDLPYLVEQAPADRWEKLRRQEAMTPEAVVALAEAAQERYGFSDFKLKGGVLAGDAEVDVVTALAKRFPDARVTLDPNGGWLLDEAIRLGKRMQGVVAYAEDPCGAEGRFSGREVMAEFRRATGLKTATNMIATDWREMSHAIRSNAVDIPLADPHFWTMHGSVRVAQLCNEFGLTWGSHSNNHFDISLAMFTHTGAAAPGEITALDTHWIWQDGQGLTKEPLQIKDGAIEVPDAPGLGIELDRDALDKAHRLYLEHGLDARDDSIGMQYYIDGWSFDPKRPCLVR, from the coding sequence GTGAGCACCCAGCCCACCATCGCCCGCGTTGAAGTGGTCCCGGTCGCCGGGCACGACAGCATGCTGATGAACCTCAGCGGCGCGCACGGCCCGTTCTTCACCCGCAACATCGTCATCATCACCGATTCGGACGGCCGCACCGGCCTCGGTGAAGTGCCCGGCGGGGAGAAGATCCGCACCACCATCGAGGAAGCCGGCACGCTGCTCGCCGGAAAGCCGGTGGCCCGCTACCGCTCCCTGCTGCGGGACGTCGCGGCGGAGTTCGCCGACCGCGACGCCGGCGGCCGCGGCCAGCAGACCTTTGACCTGCGCACCACCGTCCACGCCGTCACCGCGGTCGAATCCGCCCTCCTCGACCTGCACGGCCAGTTCCTCGCAGTTCCGGTCGCGGAACTGCTCGGCGACGGCCAGCAGCGCAGCTCGGTACCCATGCTCGGCTATCTTTTCTTCATCGGAGACCCCGGCCGGACGGATTTGCCGTACCTGGTAGAGCAGGCTCCGGCCGACCGGTGGGAAAAGCTCCGGCGGCAGGAGGCAATGACCCCGGAAGCCGTCGTCGCCCTGGCCGAAGCAGCCCAGGAACGGTACGGCTTCAGCGACTTCAAGCTCAAGGGCGGCGTGCTCGCAGGCGACGCCGAGGTGGACGTGGTCACCGCCCTGGCCAAACGTTTCCCGGACGCGCGCGTCACCCTTGATCCCAACGGCGGCTGGCTCCTGGACGAAGCCATCCGCCTGGGCAAACGCATGCAGGGCGTGGTGGCCTATGCCGAAGACCCCTGCGGCGCGGAAGGGCGCTTCTCGGGACGTGAGGTCATGGCCGAATTCCGCCGCGCCACCGGGCTGAAGACCGCCACGAACATGATCGCCACGGACTGGCGGGAAATGTCCCACGCCATCCGCAGCAACGCCGTGGATATCCCCCTCGCGGACCCGCATTTCTGGACCATGCACGGCTCCGTCCGGGTGGCCCAGTTGTGCAACGAGTTCGGCCTCACCTGGGGCTCGCACTCGAACAACCACTTCGACATTTCGCTGGCGATGTTCACGCACACCGGAGCCGCCGCGCCGGGTGAGATCACGGCATTGGACACGCACTGGATCTGGCAGGACGGTCAAGGCCTCACCAAGGAGCCGCTGCAGATCAAGGACGGCGCCATCGAGGTTCCGGACGCGCCCGGCCTCGGTATCGAACTGGACCGCGACGCCCTGGACAAGGCCCACCGGCTGTATCTGGAACACGGCCTCGACGCCCGAGACGACAGCATCGGCATGCAGTACTACATCGACGGCTGGTCCTTCGACCCCAAGCGGCCCTGCCTCGTCCGCTAG
- a CDS encoding tripartite tricarboxylate transporter TctB family protein produces the protein MTSSSQQEAPTGTSTPTAASAIEFLKAEAGPVEPLTAEQLAAEWDEERPPHAGPLANVAAGVATASLGIAGVALSVSMGIGTPERPEAGMWPLIISAVMAVLSVALLLFGRKALDAEAFSSSSWQVAAGVGTLIGFVLVIGVTGFEIPTLLLTFFWLRFLGKETWRMSTLLSVIVTGAFYLIFVVALSVPIPHLF, from the coding sequence GTGACTTCAAGCTCCCAACAGGAGGCTCCCACGGGCACTTCCACCCCGACCGCTGCGTCCGCAATCGAATTCCTTAAAGCCGAGGCCGGCCCCGTCGAACCGTTGACGGCGGAGCAGCTGGCCGCCGAATGGGACGAGGAAAGACCCCCGCATGCCGGCCCCCTGGCCAACGTGGCAGCCGGTGTCGCCACGGCCTCGCTCGGAATTGCGGGAGTTGCGCTGTCGGTCTCCATGGGCATCGGGACGCCAGAACGGCCGGAAGCCGGTATGTGGCCACTCATCATCAGCGCTGTGATGGCGGTCCTGTCCGTGGCCCTTCTGCTGTTCGGGCGCAAGGCCCTGGATGCCGAGGCCTTCTCGTCCTCCAGTTGGCAGGTCGCTGCCGGCGTGGGGACCCTGATCGGGTTCGTCCTGGTCATTGGTGTGACCGGTTTCGAGATCCCGACGTTGCTCCTCACCTTCTTCTGGCTGAGGTTCCTTGGAAAGGAAACGTGGCGGATGTCCACTCTCCTCAGCGTGATCGTCACCGGAGCCTTCTACCTGATCTTCGTCGTCGCACTCAGCGTGCCTATCCCCCACCTTTTCTAG
- a CDS encoding mandelate racemase/muconate lactonizing enzyme family protein — translation MVNDRITSVKVSLVILPLQTPASDAKVLTGKQKPLSEVAFLFAEIQSEEGHEGVGYSYALRAGAPALYAHARELAPELIGENPNDIQRIWSKLAWFGQSVGRSGVTAQAVAAFDVALWDLKAKRARLPLAQLLGAHRDSVPCYNTSGGYLSTPIDELITNAQASLAAGIGGIKIKVGQPDRRLDLSRVAAVRSALGEDVPLMVDANQQWNRTTAIRMGLALEEHGLTWIEEPLDAYDADGHADLARQLATPIATGEMLTSTADHHQLIRRGAVDFIQPDAPRVGGITPFLRIMALGEQAKMNMAPHFAMEIHIHLSAAYELDAWVEHFDWLEPLFDERLEIRGGRMQVPSRPGLGFSISEQARRLTVQTDTFMDTRQLARQHSDA, via the coding sequence ATGGTGAATGACCGCATCACTTCCGTCAAAGTGTCCTTGGTGATCCTGCCCCTGCAGACGCCGGCCAGCGACGCCAAAGTGCTCACCGGGAAGCAGAAGCCGCTCTCCGAAGTCGCGTTCCTGTTCGCGGAAATACAGTCCGAAGAGGGCCACGAAGGCGTCGGCTACAGCTACGCCTTGCGGGCAGGTGCCCCGGCCCTGTACGCCCACGCCAGGGAACTCGCTCCCGAACTGATCGGCGAGAACCCCAACGACATCCAGCGGATCTGGAGCAAACTGGCATGGTTCGGCCAGTCGGTGGGCCGCAGCGGGGTGACCGCCCAGGCCGTCGCGGCCTTCGACGTTGCCCTTTGGGACCTGAAAGCCAAGCGCGCCCGCCTGCCCTTGGCGCAACTTCTCGGCGCACACCGGGATTCCGTCCCCTGCTACAACACCTCCGGCGGATATCTTTCCACGCCCATCGATGAGTTGATCACGAACGCGCAGGCATCACTCGCCGCCGGCATCGGCGGGATCAAGATCAAGGTCGGCCAGCCCGACCGGCGGCTGGACCTCAGCCGCGTTGCTGCCGTCCGGTCGGCCCTGGGCGAGGATGTCCCGCTGATGGTCGACGCCAACCAGCAGTGGAACCGCACCACCGCCATCCGCATGGGCCTCGCCCTTGAGGAACACGGCCTGACGTGGATCGAGGAGCCGCTGGACGCCTACGATGCCGACGGCCACGCTGATCTCGCCCGCCAGCTTGCGACGCCTATAGCTACCGGTGAAATGCTTACGAGTACCGCCGATCACCACCAACTCATCCGGCGGGGCGCCGTGGACTTTATCCAGCCCGATGCTCCACGGGTCGGAGGCATTACCCCGTTCCTGAGAATCATGGCGCTGGGAGAACAGGCCAAGATGAACATGGCGCCGCACTTCGCCATGGAAATTCATATCCACCTTTCGGCCGCCTATGAACTGGACGCGTGGGTGGAGCACTTCGACTGGCTGGAGCCGCTATTCGACGAGCGCCTGGAGATCCGTGGCGGGCGCATGCAGGTGCCCTCCCGACCCGGCTTGGGATTCAGCATCAGCGAACAGGCCCGGCGCTTGACGGTCCAGACGGACACGTTCATGGACACCCGCCAGCTGGCACGGCAGCACAGCGATGCATAA
- a CDS encoding universal stress protein, whose amino-acid sequence MTILIGYVPTPEGEAALDAGIAEGRLRNETIVILNSPRKGAPVDAALASAEQVAALVKRAKDAGVAAMIRQPGHTDDLTDEFIDIADEIDASLIVIGLRRRSQVGKFILGSHSQRILLQADRPVLAVKSQ is encoded by the coding sequence ATGACAATCCTGATCGGCTACGTGCCGACCCCCGAAGGTGAGGCCGCCCTTGACGCCGGGATCGCCGAGGGCAGGCTCCGCAACGAAACCATCGTCATTCTCAATTCCCCCCGCAAGGGCGCGCCCGTGGACGCCGCCCTCGCCTCGGCCGAACAGGTTGCCGCCCTGGTCAAGCGGGCCAAGGACGCCGGAGTGGCGGCGATGATCCGCCAGCCGGGGCACACGGACGACCTGACCGACGAATTCATCGACATCGCGGACGAAATCGATGCCTCCCTGATCGTGATCGGGCTCCGCCGCAGGTCCCAGGTGGGGAAATTCATTCTCGGCAGTCATTCCCAAAGGATCCTGCTGCAGGCCGATCGCCCCGTCCTTGCGGTCAAATCGCAATAG
- a CDS encoding AEC family transporter codes for MGGVVTGILIVASVIAVGYLAARLRILGPEVQGALTRTAYYVTNPALLFTVVAGSDIRAALGTDAPLALLSAAAVGLLYCLLSLLFFRRPVAETAVGAMSSSYANANNIGIPVSLYAVGTAQYVAPVLLVQILVLAPFYLTVLGLASGSKISWRKLLLQPFANPMIIASGLGAAVALTGWTVPGLLLKPVDMLAGGAVPMVLLAFGLSLAGKAPLQKGDGRTESLVATFLKIIGMPLIVWALGRFVFGLEGQHLLASVIMGALPTAQNVFLFAAPYGRGVIVARDVILCTTLLCAGSLLVIAWLLG; via the coding sequence TTGGGCGGCGTTGTCACCGGAATACTGATTGTGGCCTCCGTCATCGCCGTCGGATACCTCGCGGCCCGGCTGCGGATCCTCGGACCGGAGGTCCAGGGCGCCCTGACCCGCACCGCCTACTACGTCACCAACCCGGCACTGCTGTTCACCGTGGTGGCCGGAAGCGATATCCGGGCCGCGCTCGGCACCGATGCCCCGCTGGCGCTGCTGTCCGCAGCGGCAGTGGGGCTGCTTTATTGCCTGCTGAGTCTCCTGTTCTTCCGCCGGCCGGTGGCGGAGACCGCCGTCGGCGCCATGTCGAGCAGCTACGCGAACGCCAACAACATCGGCATCCCCGTCTCCCTGTACGCCGTCGGAACGGCCCAGTATGTGGCTCCCGTGCTGTTGGTGCAGATCCTCGTGCTGGCACCGTTCTATCTGACCGTACTGGGCCTCGCGTCCGGGTCGAAGATCTCCTGGCGTAAGCTGCTGCTCCAGCCGTTCGCCAACCCGATGATCATTGCCTCCGGCCTGGGTGCGGCCGTCGCACTGACAGGCTGGACCGTCCCCGGACTGCTGCTGAAACCTGTCGACATGCTCGCCGGCGGCGCCGTCCCCATGGTGTTGCTGGCCTTCGGACTGTCCCTGGCGGGCAAAGCTCCGCTGCAAAAGGGCGACGGCCGCACTGAATCGCTCGTCGCCACGTTCCTGAAGATTATCGGCATGCCCCTGATCGTCTGGGCCCTGGGCCGCTTCGTCTTCGGACTCGAGGGGCAGCATCTGCTGGCGAGCGTGATCATGGGCGCGCTGCCGACAGCCCAGAATGTGTTTCTCTTCGCCGCCCCCTACGGCCGGGGCGTGATCGTTGCCCGCGACGTGATCCTGTGCACCACGCTGCTCTGCGCCGGCTCCCTGCTGGTCATCGCCTGGTTGCTTGGCTGA
- a CDS encoding glucarate dehydratase family protein — translation MNKPLPPSTGQHRVKDIIITPVAFKDPPLLNAVGVHEPFALRAIVEVTTDSGVLGLGETYGDAPHLERLRLAAQALAGADVFNINDMRRRVVGALAADTTVGGHGMSGMVTGSSTPDRVLSPFDVAALDIQGKILGRPVSDLLGGAIRDEIAFSGYLFYKWAGHPGHEEDSWGAALDPSGIVGQAKRMITDYGFTALKLKGGVFAPEQEIDAILALRAAFPDIPLRLDPNGAWNVETSIKVGTALEGVLEYLEDPTPGIPGMAEVRRNVSMPLATNMCVVSFGDVAPAVAAGAVDVILSDHHFWGGLRRSQSLAGITETFGLGLSMHSNSHLGISLAAMVHLAAATPNLDYACDTHWPWKDPSEDVIEPGPLVFSNGAVAVPTTPGLGIELDRDALARLHEQYVQSGMLNRDDTGYMQSLHPDYELESPRW, via the coding sequence GTGAACAAACCACTTCCGCCTTCAACCGGCCAGCACCGGGTCAAGGACATTATCATTACCCCCGTAGCCTTCAAGGATCCCCCGCTTCTGAACGCCGTGGGAGTGCACGAGCCATTTGCGCTGCGGGCGATCGTGGAGGTGACGACCGACAGCGGGGTTCTTGGACTGGGCGAAACCTACGGAGACGCCCCCCACCTGGAACGCCTCAGGCTTGCCGCACAGGCCCTGGCCGGGGCTGACGTCTTCAACATCAACGACATGCGACGGCGGGTCGTCGGCGCGCTCGCCGCTGACACCACTGTCGGCGGGCATGGTATGTCCGGGATGGTCACGGGTTCCAGCACACCCGACAGGGTCCTGTCCCCCTTCGACGTCGCGGCCCTGGACATCCAGGGAAAGATTCTTGGCCGTCCGGTCAGTGACCTGCTTGGCGGCGCCATCCGGGATGAAATAGCTTTCAGCGGTTACCTCTTCTACAAATGGGCTGGACATCCAGGACACGAGGAGGACTCGTGGGGGGCTGCACTTGATCCCTCGGGGATCGTCGGTCAGGCCAAACGGATGATCACCGATTACGGTTTCACCGCGCTGAAGCTCAAGGGAGGCGTGTTTGCCCCCGAGCAGGAAATCGATGCGATCCTCGCCCTGCGGGCGGCGTTCCCGGATATTCCGCTGCGCCTGGACCCAAACGGCGCCTGGAACGTGGAGACGTCCATCAAGGTCGGCACGGCGCTGGAAGGCGTCCTGGAATATCTGGAGGACCCGACCCCCGGCATACCAGGGATGGCTGAAGTACGTCGTAACGTCTCCATGCCGCTGGCCACCAACATGTGTGTGGTCAGCTTCGGCGACGTGGCACCCGCCGTGGCCGCCGGTGCCGTGGACGTGATCCTCTCGGACCACCACTTCTGGGGAGGACTTCGCAGGTCGCAGTCGCTGGCGGGAATCACCGAAACCTTCGGCCTTGGCCTGTCGATGCACTCCAATTCGCATCTGGGCATCAGTCTGGCAGCCATGGTCCATCTCGCCGCGGCCACCCCGAACCTGGACTATGCCTGCGATACGCACTGGCCCTGGAAGGATCCGTCGGAGGACGTCATCGAACCCGGACCCCTGGTTTTCAGCAACGGTGCCGTGGCAGTTCCCACAACACCCGGGCTGGGCATTGAACTGGACCGGGACGCACTTGCCCGACTGCACGAGCAGTACGTTCAGTCCGGCATGCTCAACCGGGACGACACCGGCTACATGCAGAGCCTCCACCCCGACTACGAACTGGAATCCCCCCGATGGTGA
- a CDS encoding aldehyde dehydrogenase (NADP(+)), with product MTLTGHSLIAGQPVAGDGKTAYGFNPATNEQLEPGYTLITEEQLKAATSAAAEAYASFSTLDPETHARFLEAIAENIEAIGGELTTRARLETGLPAARLQGERARTTGQLRLFAAVVRQGDFRGVRIDPALPDRAPLPRADIRQRQIPLGPVAVFGASNFPLAFSTAGGDTASALAAGCPVVFKAHNAHPGTGELVGQAIAKAVRDAGLHPGVFSLIYGPGSSIGQALVADPAIKAVGFTGSQSAGIALMRTAAARPEPIPVYAEMSSLNPVFVFPGALNGSAEQIDALARQYVTAVTGSSGQLCTSPGLLFAPAGEAGDAFAAAVGQAVSACAGQTMLTEGIAGSWNAGAEALGSADNVSVVGQGAQGATKNAPAPAIFGTSVAEFVSNHVLHAEIFGAASLVIRYSTTEELVDAASRLEGQLTASLQLTEEDHPAAAGLIPVLEQKVGRIIVNGWPTGVEVGHAMVHGGPFPATSDARTTSVGTLAINRFLRPVAYQNLPQELLPAPLQDANPWRLNRRIDGVVETAAAVEAASEKAEVNA from the coding sequence GTGACACTCACCGGACACTCGCTCATCGCGGGCCAGCCCGTCGCCGGGGACGGCAAGACGGCGTACGGCTTCAACCCCGCCACCAACGAGCAACTTGAACCCGGCTACACCTTGATTACCGAAGAGCAGCTCAAGGCAGCCACCTCCGCCGCCGCCGAGGCCTACGCCTCCTTCAGCACGCTGGACCCGGAAACCCACGCCCGGTTCCTGGAGGCCATTGCCGAGAACATCGAGGCGATCGGCGGGGAGCTCACCACCCGTGCCCGCCTCGAGACCGGGCTGCCGGCCGCCCGGCTCCAGGGCGAGCGGGCCCGCACGACCGGCCAGCTCCGCCTCTTCGCCGCCGTCGTCCGCCAGGGCGATTTCCGCGGTGTCCGGATCGACCCTGCGCTGCCGGACCGCGCTCCCCTGCCGCGGGCCGACATCCGGCAGCGGCAGATCCCGCTCGGCCCCGTCGCGGTCTTTGGCGCCAGCAACTTCCCGCTGGCCTTCTCGACGGCGGGCGGCGACACCGCCTCCGCCCTCGCCGCCGGCTGCCCCGTGGTCTTCAAGGCCCACAACGCCCACCCCGGCACCGGCGAACTCGTCGGCCAGGCCATTGCCAAGGCAGTCCGCGACGCCGGGCTGCATCCCGGCGTCTTCTCGCTGATCTACGGACCGGGCAGCAGCATCGGCCAGGCCCTCGTCGCCGATCCGGCCATCAAGGCCGTCGGCTTCACCGGCTCGCAGTCGGCCGGTATCGCCCTGATGCGCACCGCCGCTGCCCGGCCCGAGCCGATTCCGGTATATGCGGAGATGTCCTCGCTCAACCCGGTCTTCGTCTTCCCCGGAGCCCTGAACGGCTCCGCCGAACAGATAGACGCGCTCGCCCGGCAGTACGTCACGGCCGTCACCGGCAGCTCCGGGCAGCTCTGCACTTCCCCCGGCCTGTTGTTCGCCCCTGCCGGTGAGGCAGGCGACGCCTTCGCCGCCGCCGTCGGCCAGGCCGTGTCCGCCTGCGCCGGGCAGACCATGCTGACCGAAGGCATCGCCGGGTCCTGGAACGCCGGGGCCGAGGCCCTGGGCTCCGCCGACAACGTCAGTGTCGTCGGGCAGGGCGCCCAAGGGGCCACGAAGAACGCCCCCGCCCCCGCCATCTTCGGGACTTCCGTCGCCGAGTTCGTGTCCAACCACGTGCTGCACGCGGAGATCTTCGGCGCCGCGAGCCTGGTGATCCGCTATTCGACCACCGAGGAACTCGTCGACGCCGCCAGCCGGCTCGAAGGTCAGCTCACGGCCTCCCTGCAGCTCACCGAAGAGGACCACCCTGCGGCGGCAGGCCTCATCCCTGTGCTGGAGCAGAAGGTCGGCCGGATCATCGTCAACGGCTGGCCGACCGGCGTCGAGGTCGGGCACGCCATGGTCCACGGGGGCCCGTTCCCCGCAACCTCGGACGCCCGGACCACGTCCGTCGGTACGCTGGCCATCAACCGGTTCCTGCGGCCCGTCGCATACCAGAACCTGCCGCAGGAACTGCTCCCGGCACCGCTGCAGGACGCCAACCCGTGGCGGCTGAACCGCCGGATCGACGGCGTCGTGGAGACCGCTGCAGCAGTAGAGGCAGCATCAGAGAAAGCAGAGGTCAACGCGTGA
- a CDS encoding tripartite tricarboxylate transporter permease: protein MDIFGPVLNGFGVVLEPTNLLYCLIGVVIGMLIGVLPGLGPAATIAILLPLTYGVEPVTAIIMLSGIFYGAQYGGTITSVLLRLPGEASSVVTVFDGYALARQGRAGTALGIAAIGSFFGGTVSIIGLTLLAPIVAGFALSFGPPEYTALAMLGILLVATVSNGSKIKSIIAASLGLLLATVGRDGFTGESRFTFGSLSLSDGLDFVPIAMGIFGLGEILYNLEERHNKVQAPAKVANVWPSRKDLKDSSGAIGRGSLLGFFLGILPGGGATIASLAAYAMEKKRAKNPERFGRGAVEGVAAPESANNAAATSSFIPLLTLGIPANATMAIIFGALLIQGVTPGPQLVQDNPELFWGVVNSMYIGNILLLIMSIPLVGVFVKILRIRAAILAPITVLITLIGVYTINNSIFDIWLVIAFGVVGYLMKKFGFEPGPLVLAFVLGSLLEENLRRSLLLFGGDTAGFVTRPISGVLLLLFVLVVLLPLIQKAFKKSRAGNAVDIAPQKEKETV, encoded by the coding sequence ATGGACATTTTCGGACCAGTTCTCAACGGATTCGGCGTCGTGCTGGAACCAACGAATCTGCTGTATTGCCTCATCGGTGTCGTCATCGGGATGCTCATCGGCGTTCTTCCCGGCCTCGGCCCCGCGGCGACCATCGCCATCCTCCTGCCGTTGACGTACGGTGTGGAACCGGTGACTGCCATCATCATGCTTTCCGGTATCTTCTACGGCGCGCAGTATGGCGGCACCATTACTTCCGTTCTGCTCAGGCTGCCAGGTGAAGCTTCGTCCGTGGTTACCGTCTTTGACGGCTACGCTCTGGCCCGGCAAGGCCGGGCAGGAACCGCCCTCGGGATAGCGGCCATCGGTTCCTTCTTCGGCGGGACGGTATCCATCATCGGGTTGACACTGCTGGCGCCAATCGTTGCCGGCTTCGCCCTCAGCTTCGGGCCTCCCGAGTACACCGCGCTCGCCATGTTGGGCATCCTGCTGGTCGCCACGGTGAGCAACGGCAGCAAAATTAAATCGATCATCGCCGCTTCCCTCGGATTGCTTCTGGCCACGGTGGGCCGGGATGGCTTCACCGGTGAATCGCGATTCACCTTTGGAAGCCTTTCCCTCTCCGACGGCCTGGACTTCGTCCCTATCGCCATGGGTATCTTTGGTCTCGGCGAAATTCTCTACAACCTGGAGGAACGCCACAACAAGGTTCAGGCGCCCGCCAAGGTGGCCAACGTCTGGCCCTCGCGCAAAGACCTGAAGGATTCGTCCGGAGCCATCGGCCGGGGCTCGCTGCTGGGCTTCTTCCTGGGAATTCTGCCCGGTGGCGGTGCCACTATCGCCTCCCTGGCCGCCTATGCCATGGAGAAGAAGCGCGCCAAGAACCCTGAGCGGTTCGGCCGGGGCGCAGTCGAAGGTGTCGCCGCACCGGAAAGTGCGAACAACGCAGCAGCTACATCGTCATTCATCCCACTCCTAACCTTGGGCATCCCTGCCAACGCCACCATGGCGATCATCTTTGGCGCACTGCTCATCCAAGGAGTCACCCCCGGGCCGCAGCTGGTCCAGGACAATCCGGAACTCTTCTGGGGTGTCGTCAACTCGATGTACATCGGGAACATCCTGCTGCTGATCATGAGCATTCCGCTGGTCGGCGTCTTCGTCAAAATCCTCCGGATCCGGGCCGCAATCCTGGCACCCATCACGGTGCTCATCACCTTGATCGGTGTTTACACAATCAACAACAGCATCTTCGATATCTGGCTGGTCATCGCCTTCGGTGTCGTCGGCTACCTCATGAAGAAGTTCGGCTTTGAGCCCGGCCCGCTGGTGCTGGCCTTCGTGCTCGGATCGCTGCTGGAAGAGAACCTTCGGCGTTCCCTGCTTCTGTTCGGCGGAGACACCGCCGGCTTCGTAACCCGGCCCATCTCGGGGGTTCTCCTGCTGCTGTTCGTGCTGGTCGTACTGCTGCCTCTCATCCAGAAAGCCTTCAAGAAGTCCCGGGCCGGTAACGCCGTGGACATCGCGCCGCAGAAAGAAAAGGAAACAGTATGA
- the kdgD gene encoding 5-dehydro-4-deoxyglucarate dehydratase: MAKYTPQELANVLKDGLLSFPVTSFDAELQFDEENYRKHLAWQASFPVAGLFAAGGTGEGFSLTPAESERVVRAAVEEVGGIVPVLASAGGSTAQAVENARAAEAAGAEGILLLPPYLTEADQAGLIDHVSAICRSTSLGVIIYNRANAIYKDTTVATLADRHENLIGFKDGVGDLEHDARVYAKLGDRLFYLGGLPTAETFALPLLQLGMSTYSSAMYNFVPQFALDFYQDVRNQDRVAVNQKLNQFVIPYLDIRDRVKGYSVSIVKGGLDAIGRSAGGVRPPLQNLAPQDLADLKSLIATVS, encoded by the coding sequence GTGGCAAAATACACACCCCAGGAACTGGCGAACGTCCTCAAGGACGGCCTGCTCTCCTTCCCCGTCACCTCGTTCGATGCAGAGCTGCAGTTCGACGAGGAGAACTACCGCAAGCACCTGGCCTGGCAGGCCAGCTTCCCGGTGGCCGGGCTCTTCGCGGCAGGCGGAACCGGTGAAGGCTTCTCGCTGACCCCGGCCGAGTCCGAGCGCGTTGTCCGTGCCGCCGTCGAGGAAGTCGGCGGCATCGTTCCCGTCCTTGCCTCCGCCGGCGGATCCACCGCGCAGGCTGTCGAAAATGCCCGCGCCGCCGAGGCCGCCGGCGCCGAGGGCATCCTGCTGCTCCCGCCCTACCTGACCGAAGCGGACCAGGCCGGCCTGATCGACCACGTCAGCGCCATCTGCCGGTCCACCTCCCTCGGTGTCATCATCTACAACCGTGCCAACGCGATCTACAAGGACACCACCGTCGCCACGCTGGCCGACCGCCATGAAAACCTGATCGGATTCAAGGACGGCGTCGGGGATCTCGAACACGACGCACGCGTCTACGCCAAGCTCGGCGACCGCCTGTTCTACCTCGGCGGCCTTCCCACGGCCGAGACGTTCGCCCTTCCGCTGCTGCAGCTGGGCATGAGCACTTACTCCAGCGCAATGTACAACTTCGTTCCGCAGTTCGCCCTGGACTTCTACCAGGACGTCCGCAACCAGGACCGCGTCGCGGTGAACCAGAAGCTCAACCAGTTCGTGATTCCCTACCTGGACATCCGCGACCGGGTCAAGGGCTACTCCGTCTCGATCGTCAAGGGCGGCCTCGACGCGATCGGCCGCTCCGCCGGCGGAGTCCGGCCGCCGCTGCAGAACCTGGCGCCCCAGGATCTCGCGGACCTCAAGTCCCTCATCGCCACCGTTTCCTAG